From Stenotrophomonas sp. SAU14A_NAIMI4_8:
GCGGCAGCAGGATGTTCATCAGGTTGCCGGCGCCACGGTCGCGGCGCAGGCCCGAGTTGGGGAACAGGCCGGCTTGGTGGGTGCTGTAGTACGACACCCGCGCGTCGTGCTGGAAGATGTCCTGGGTGCCGTTGCCGTGGTGCACGTCGAAGTCGACCACGGCAATCCGTTCCAGCCCGTGGCGGTCGCGCGCGTAGGCGGCGGCGATGGCGATGTTGTTGAGCAGGCAGAAGCCCATGGCCGTACTGCTGGTGGCATGGTGGCCCGGCGGCCGCACCGCGCAGAACGCCAGCGGGTCATCGCCCAGCATCACCGCGTCCACCGCGGCCACGCCAGCACCGGCGGCGTGCACGGCGGCGCTGGCCGAACCGGGCGAGGTCCAGGTGTCCATGTCCAGCTGGCGCAGCGGCAGGGTCTGCGGCTGCAGCACGAAGTCGAGCAGGGCGCTGTCGTGGACCCGGCTCAGCTCGCCGAACTTGGCCGGCGGGGCCTGCTGCCAGTCCAGTTGGCCGGGGAAGGCCTGCTGCAGGGCGTCGAGCACCACCTGCAGCCGTTGCGGGCATTCGGGATGGCCCGGGCCCGGGTCGTGCAGCAGGCAGGACGGAT
This genomic window contains:
- a CDS encoding histone deacetylase family protein: MQVFTHPSCLLHDPGPGHPECPQRLQVVLDALQQAFPGQLDWQQAPPAKFGELSRVHDSALLDFVLQPQTLPLRQLDMDTWTSPGSASAAVHAAGAGVAAVDAVMLGDDPLAFCAVRPPGHHATSSTAMGFCLLNNIAIAAAYARDRHGLERIAVVDFDVHHGNGTQDIFQHDARVSYYSTHQAGLFPNSGLRRDRGAGNLMNILLPPGSGGFRFRNVWADEMLPAIDDFRPQLLLISAGFDAHLRDPQADLMLETEDFAWITGELHALARRHGAGRVVSMLEGGYDLQALAECSVAHVQTLLQGAAAARPG